The DNA segment TGAATTTCCTAACACGCTTTATTGAGGAAAAAAGTCATCGGTTACTGTTTGGTGATTTATTAGCTGAAATATCAAGTACGCCTGATGACCTTAAAAAAAGACAAATTCTAACACAGAGAGCACAGGAATATAAAAAGATTAATGGTAAGTATATAAAAAATGATATTACACAGGTACTTGATGTTGCTTGTCAACGCATGAAGAAAACATTTGGGATGGAACTGGGACATAGTATTTCAGACACTGGGAACACAATGGTAAAATTACTTAAAAAATCAGCTGTTTACAAAGGACTTAAATTTCCTGATGAAAAGTATGGTTTTACAGCAATCAAAAGCAAAGGAGATTTGTTAAATTATATCAACCCTAATCAAGAGAAGACATATAAATCAAAAGATAAAATGCAAACACTTGCCCCTTTTATGCAGTTAGATCAGGAAAAGGTACACAAAGATAAATCTAACCTGATTAAAAATACAGTTTTTAAATGACTATATCATTGTGCACCGACATTCTTCTGAAGATTTATCGCTTAAAGAATTTTCTAATAGAGGGGTTTTAGGGGTATTATGTTGGCTAGGTGGTCTAATAACAAATGGGGTGTTGATATGATTAATTTGGCCAGTATTTCCTTATTTTCATTGACACCTATGACACTGAAACTGGCACAACCCATTGAAACATTATATGTTGAAATAAATTAAATTAGTAACTGGTTTTAATTTTGTAGATTTCTAGTATATTTATGTGTAATATTTTTGATTTTTTGTGGGTTATCAATCCAAGGAAAGTGACCACTATTAGAAATGCTCTGAATTTCAATATTTGAGCGCTGAAATGCTGGATGTTTTTTAAATAAATCTAAAGGAGTAATAGGGTCATTTTCACCAGCAAGAATCAGTGTTGGGATTTTATCTGGAACCCATTGATAATGATATATATTATCAAAATTCTCAGCAGACCAAGTAAAACTTCTACAGTTAAATGGAAGTTCTTTAAAAATAGATAAAGTTTTTTTGATGCTATTTTTTGGTAAGTAGTATGGCATAGTAGCTAGGGTAATTTGTTTTAACAAGTCATCTGATGGGTTAGCTTCAAACTCACTTAATAGTTGATGTATCTCATCTGTAAATTTGATATTTTCCATAAACTTTGAATACACATCTTGCCAGTTATGATCAGGTGCTGAATCGATTAAAATTAAACCACGTAATATATTTGCTAGGCCTTTAGTTGCTAGTGAGTACATACCACCAGTTGAATGAGCGACCAAAACAGTATTTTCTAATTGGTGTGCTGCTTCTAACAATGCCTTAGACCAATTGGCAAAATATTTTATATCATCATCTGTATTATTAGAGCCATCACCTGGCAAATCCAAATGCCATATTGTTCCGGGTAGTTCTAATAGATTAGTTAACTCTGATAAACTATCAGAACCTAAACCAGGTCCACCAGCTAAAAATAGCCAGTTATAAATGCCTTTTTGTGATTTAACTTTTTTTAAACGAGCTTTTGAAGCTGTATATAGGGTTGTATTACTCATATATATTTACCTTATTTACATCTTAATTCTAATTCACTAGAAAATTTTTTGGATTAGTTTCAAGGTTTGGAAGAATTTCATCATTTAAATTTCCTATTTTTTGAGTTGTTATTATATTATTAATTATGGAGGATAATATAATAGTTAATAATGAAAATTACTACCGTAGTTATACTGTAATAGTAGTGATGTATATAGTGTTCGTAATTTAAAATATCAGATAAATATTTAATTAACATGTGCTACCCAATTGTGGATAATACAGAGATGATTTTGCTGAAATAAATATATAACTTATTGATTTATAATTGGTGCCGACAAGAGGAGTTGAAC comes from the bacterium SCSIO 12844 genome and includes:
- a CDS encoding alpha/beta hydrolase; the protein is MSNTTLYTASKARLKKVKSQKGIYNWLFLAGGPGLGSDSLSELTNLLELPGTIWHLDLPGDGSNNTDDDIKYFANWSKALLEAAHQLENTVLVAHSTGGMYSLATKGLANILRGLILIDSAPDHNWQDVYSKFMENIKFTDEIHQLLSEFEANPSDDLLKQITLATMPYYLPKNSIKKTLSIFKELPFNCRSFTWSAENFDNIYHYQWVPDKIPTLILAGENDPITPLDLFKKHPAFQRSNIEIQSISNSGHFPWIDNPQKIKNITHKYTRNLQN